The following coding sequences are from one uncultured Desulfobacter sp. window:
- a CDS encoding response regulator, which yields MQTNLFKRFFLTGLCLLTFFYPAKAIAGTDSIKIGVLAKRSTDNCLKKWSPTADYLSRVIQNYSFKIVPIEFKNINQTVKNGDVDFILANSAIYVELEVLHGVNRIATLKNKRLNGTYTTFGGVVFCLKQRSDIRTYKDLEKKRFAAVSENSFGGWLMARRELQEAGINPHKDFSKLFFKGTHDAVVMSILNKETDAGTVRTDTLERMQLEGKINIDDFFVIHEHGSGRVHLPFLHSTREYPEWPMAQVVHTSDRLAETVALRLIEIHPYSKPAIAASCSGWTIPKNYQSVHDCLRVLNAPPYKDYGTFTPKQVFSKYWYVFLGIFIFLAVMGITTFIFARLNQRNRTTAELLKKSKAETDQLHVDTQKMLKAMPFGVILVGRDKIIRSANNAALSMMGYDNDVDLIGKVCHNFICPAEESNCPVLDNGQTVDSSERILIDKEGKKITVMKSVIQITLNHEDVLLEAFTDISQIKKVERDLARSEKKLNTVMETSAEPMVVYGKNGNAEYINPAFEKIFGWSPREVIGKKIDFIPREAAESTRQVFDKVMQGEICYGLETVRNTKGGKKKEIRITASPIMDDSKQYSGMVVNLQDISELVLSRRIAQEASLAKSSFLANMSHEIRTPMNAIIGMSHLCLGTDLTPRQRNYVQMVDQSARLLLGITNDILDFSKIEAGKMELESIPFNFEEVLTNLSNMVAVKAQEKGLEILFDIAPGTPVQLIGDPLRLGQILLNLTGNALKFTKSGEIVVKVRSVKTQGRMVELEVMVKDTGVGMTLEQQSRLFQAFSQADGSTTRKYGGTGLGLTICKHLVELMNGRIWVESAAGQGSRFYFTVILGRDMDKDKDGESSLPVNLEQLRVLVVDDVASARQMFAQTLGAFSFRVTCVDSGRAALDALSNAPADDPFRLVFMDYMMPEMNGIQAANEIKKLSQDQHPAIILVTAMARDDVIEEAHKAGLDGCLTKPVVPSDLLDAVMNTLGGKGGVRIAQNFSDTWKIKPLAGINGRKILVAEDNTINQILAEDLLTQAGFEVVIAENGKKAVELVENVGFDLILMDLQMPEMDGFEATRIIMEKYAGNHPPIIAMTANALAGDRERCLGAGMVDHVAKPIEPGVLFDTLVKWIPAIDGKRPPVEPQKGDAEFVSLAGIDIDTGLARMNGNRDLYMTVLKQFFQDHGTDDQIIARAMGQNDFALAQRTAHTLKGVSGGIGAQALYDSALKVETAIKEKQFDRFEPFMENLTRELSLVVDDLDKKIMAPSLEGTKRIKTTPIDMEKLNILLDEFQRLAREMDPGMDGTATQIHRLLDDHDSPLKTISGMLLAYAEDFDFTEALETLAELKRKLDHEGPSSVAGHPPVIY from the coding sequence ATGCAAACGAATCTTTTTAAACGTTTTTTTTTAACAGGTTTATGTCTGTTAACCTTTTTTTATCCGGCAAAGGCAATCGCCGGTACCGATTCAATTAAGATTGGGGTGCTCGCAAAACGCAGCACAGACAATTGCTTAAAAAAATGGTCCCCCACCGCTGACTATTTGTCCCGGGTTATCCAAAACTACTCTTTTAAGATCGTTCCCATTGAATTTAAAAATATTAATCAAACGGTAAAAAATGGGGATGTGGATTTTATTCTTGCAAATTCTGCTATTTATGTCGAATTGGAAGTGCTGCACGGGGTGAATCGAATCGCGACGTTGAAAAATAAACGACTCAACGGTACGTATACAACATTTGGTGGTGTTGTGTTCTGCTTGAAACAACGATCTGATATTCGAACCTATAAAGACCTGGAAAAAAAACGTTTTGCCGCGGTGAGCGAAAATTCCTTTGGCGGATGGCTGATGGCCCGGCGTGAATTACAGGAGGCGGGTATTAATCCCCACAAGGATTTTTCAAAACTCTTTTTCAAGGGCACCCATGACGCGGTTGTCATGTCAATTTTAAACAAAGAGACCGACGCAGGAACCGTGCGGACGGACACCTTGGAGCGAATGCAGCTGGAAGGCAAAATCAATATAGACGATTTTTTCGTGATCCATGAACACGGCAGCGGACGGGTTCATCTGCCCTTCCTTCATTCCACAAGAGAATATCCCGAGTGGCCCATGGCGCAGGTTGTTCACACCTCCGATAGACTTGCTGAAACGGTGGCGCTTCGATTAATTGAGATCCACCCTTATTCAAAGCCGGCCATTGCCGCATCATGCTCCGGCTGGACCATCCCTAAAAATTATCAATCGGTTCATGATTGTTTAAGAGTCTTAAACGCGCCGCCTTACAAGGATTATGGGACATTTACACCCAAACAGGTTTTTTCCAAGTACTGGTATGTCTTTCTTGGCATATTTATCTTTCTTGCCGTCATGGGAATCACCACATTTATCTTTGCCCGGCTGAACCAGCGAAATCGGACAACGGCCGAACTGTTAAAAAAATCAAAAGCCGAAACGGATCAATTACACGTCGACACCCAGAAAATGCTTAAGGCCATGCCCTTTGGGGTGATCCTTGTGGGTAGAGATAAAATTATCCGCAGTGCAAATAACGCCGCCCTTTCAATGATGGGGTACGACAACGACGTGGATCTGATCGGAAAGGTGTGCCACAATTTTATTTGTCCTGCCGAGGAAAGCAATTGTCCGGTTCTTGATAATGGGCAGACGGTGGATTCATCGGAAAGAATCCTCATTGATAAAGAGGGTAAAAAAATTACGGTAATGAAAAGTGTGATTCAAATCACCTTGAATCATGAAGATGTGCTGCTCGAAGCATTTACGGATATTTCACAGATAAAAAAGGTTGAACGGGATCTGGCCCGCAGTGAAAAGAAGCTCAATACCGTCATGGAAACCAGTGCCGAGCCCATGGTTGTGTACGGCAAAAACGGAAACGCCGAGTATATTAACCCCGCCTTCGAAAAAATCTTTGGATGGTCACCCCGGGAAGTGATTGGAAAGAAAATTGATTTTATTCCCCGGGAGGCGGCTGAAAGTACCAGGCAGGTTTTTGATAAGGTGATGCAGGGGGAGATCTGTTATGGGCTGGAAACAGTAAGGAATACCAAAGGGGGAAAGAAAAAAGAGATCCGCATCACGGCATCCCCCATTATGGATGATTCAAAACAATACAGCGGAATGGTCGTCAATCTGCAGGATATCAGTGAGCTTGTTTTGTCCCGCAGAATCGCCCAAGAGGCAAGTCTTGCCAAGAGTTCTTTTCTTGCCAACATGAGTCACGAGATCCGTACCCCCATGAATGCCATTATCGGCATGTCACACCTTTGCCTGGGCACCGACTTGACGCCGCGCCAGCGCAATTACGTCCAGATGGTTGATCAGTCTGCCCGGCTATTGCTGGGTATTACCAATGATATTCTGGATTTTTCCAAAATTGAAGCCGGTAAAATGGAACTGGAATCCATTCCGTTTAACTTTGAAGAGGTCCTGACCAATCTCAGCAATATGGTGGCCGTCAAGGCCCAGGAAAAAGGCCTTGAGATTTTATTTGACATTGCACCGGGCACACCGGTTCAATTGATCGGAGATCCCCTGCGGCTGGGTCAGATTCTACTCAACCTGACCGGTAACGCGCTGAAATTTACCAAGTCCGGTGAAATCGTCGTCAAAGTACGCTCAGTTAAAACACAAGGACGGATGGTGGAACTGGAGGTGATGGTAAAGGACACCGGGGTCGGTATGACCTTGGAGCAACAATCAAGACTGTTTCAGGCCTTCAGCCAGGCCGACGGCAGTACCACCAGAAAATATGGCGGCACCGGGTTGGGATTGACCATTTGCAAACATTTGGTTGAGTTGATGAACGGCCGGATATGGGTTGAAAGTGCGGCCGGTCAAGGGAGTCGTTTTTATTTCACCGTTATTCTGGGCAGGGATATGGATAAAGACAAGGACGGTGAATCAAGCCTCCCTGTGAACCTGGAGCAGCTTAGGGTTCTTGTGGTGGATGATGTGGCCAGTGCCAGGCAGATGTTTGCCCAGACCCTGGGGGCGTTTTCCTTTCGGGTGACCTGTGTGGACTCGGGCCGGGCCGCCTTGGACGCCCTATCAAACGCACCGGCAGATGACCCCTTCCGACTGGTGTTCATGGATTACATGATGCCGGAAATGAACGGCATCCAGGCGGCAAATGAGATCAAAAAATTGTCACAAGACCAACATCCGGCCATCATTCTGGTGACGGCCATGGCCCGGGACGACGTCATTGAAGAAGCCCATAAAGCCGGTCTGGATGGCTGTTTAACAAAACCCGTGGTGCCGTCTGATCTGCTGGATGCCGTTATGAATACCCTGGGCGGCAAAGGGGGGGTAAGAATTGCCCAAAATTTCTCTGATACCTGGAAGATTAAACCCTTAGCCGGCATAAACGGCAGAAAAATACTGGTTGCCGAAGATAATACCATCAATCAGATCCTGGCCGAGGATCTGCTCACCCAGGCGGGCTTTGAGGTCGTTATTGCCGAGAATGGGAAAAAGGCGGTTGAGCTGGTGGAAAACGTTGGATTTGACCTGATATTAATGGATCTTCAGATGCCTGAAATGGATGGGTTTGAAGCCACCCGTATTATTATGGAAAAATACGCGGGAAATCATCCCCCCATCATTGCCATGACCGCCAATGCCCTGGCCGGGGACCGGGAACGCTGTCTTGGGGCGGGAATGGTCGACCATGTTGCCAAACCCATTGAGCCCGGCGTTTTGTTTGATACCCTGGTTAAATGGATACCGGCCATTGACGGCAAACGGCCGCCGGTCGAACCCCAAAAGGGTGACGCTGAATTTGTATCCCTGGCCGGTATCGATATCGATACCGGCCTGGCAAGAATGAACGGCAACCGGGATCTTTATATGACGGTTCTCAAGCAATTTTTCCAAGACCACGGCACTGATGATCAAATTATTGCCCGGGCAATGGGTCAAAATGATTTTGCCCTGGCACAACGAACAGCCCATACCCTTAAGGGTGTTTCAGGCGGCATCGGGGCCCAGGCATTGTATGACAGCGCCCTGAAAGTTGAAACAGCCATCAAAGAAAAACAGTTCGACCGGTTTGAGCCGTTCATGGAAAATTTGACCCGGGAGCTCTCTTTGGTGGTTGACGATCTGGATAAAAAGATCATGGCCCCGTCATTGGAAGGGACAAAGAGAATCAAAACGACCCCCATTGATATGGAAAAATTAAACATCCTTCTGGATGAGTTCCAACGGCTTGCCCGGGAGATGGACCCGGGCATGGACGGCACAGCAACACAGATACACCGGTTGCTTGATGACCATGACAGTCCCTTGAAAACCATCAGTGGTATGCTTTTGGCGTATGCAGAAGATTTTGATTTTACAGAAGCCCTTGAGACACTGGCAGAACTTAAGCGTAAACTGGATCATGAAGGACCCTCATCTGTTGCTGGACATCCGCCTGTAATTTATTAA
- a CDS encoding transposase codes for MKFQGSIKKSAQSVLGEFGVTLNEFKSMVAFVAWAGLCPGNNESAGKRKSGRNAVRNHPFKTILVQIAWAAIKTKGSYYKAKYYKLKARRGAKKAIVAIAHRIAKAIYNIIKHGDRYRDLGEEYLSKPNKQRMLKNLAKKADELGMKLVPCEG; via the coding sequence ATGAAGTTCCAGGGATCGATAAAAAAATCAGCACAATCTGTTCTTGGAGAATTCGGGGTCACACTGAATGAGTTTAAAAGCATGGTCGCTTTTGTTGCATGGGCCGGATTGTGCCCTGGGAACAATGAAAGCGCAGGTAAAAGGAAAAGTGGCAGGAACGCGGTTCGAAATCATCCATTCAAAACGATTTTAGTCCAAATCGCCTGGGCCGCGATCAAGACGAAGGGTTCATATTACAAAGCCAAGTATTATAAGCTCAAAGCCAGACGAGGTGCCAAAAAAGCGATTGTTGCCATAGCCCATAGAATTGCAAAAGCCATTTACAACATCATCAAGCATGGAGACAGATATAGAGACCTCGGAGAAGAATACTTAAGCAAGCCCAACAAACAAAGGATGTTGAAAAATTTGGCAAAAAAGGCTGATGAATTAGGGATGAAACTTGTTCCTTGTGAAGGTTAA
- a CDS encoding IS110 family transposase, with protein MTKRSKNSTLIQIVHPICCGLDVHKDKISACLITVDDNGKEQHEIREFSSFTQDLQKMKTWLIKNSCPVVAMESTGVYWHPIYNTIEDTMEVVLVNARHIKNVPGRKTDICDSKWLAGLLRHGLVRGSFIPPEHVREWRELSRLRKTYTESLADYKRRIHKLFITANIKIDSVVSDLFGLTGLSLIDLLCKHDEITLEKVQECTKGSLKKKIPELYLSLHGYFKDHHRFQLIGMMEAIEMFQKQIEQINVRLEILTRDHENLLERLDEVPGIDKKISTICSWRIRGHTE; from the coding sequence ATGACCAAGAGATCGAAAAATAGCACATTAATCCAAATCGTTCACCCAATTTGTTGTGGTTTGGATGTTCACAAAGACAAAATTTCGGCCTGTTTAATCACTGTTGATGATAATGGGAAAGAACAGCATGAGATTCGAGAGTTTTCATCATTTACTCAAGATTTGCAAAAAATGAAAACATGGTTGATTAAAAATAGCTGTCCTGTAGTGGCAATGGAAAGTACCGGCGTATATTGGCATCCAATTTATAACACCATCGAAGATACGATGGAAGTTGTTTTGGTGAATGCCAGGCATATTAAAAATGTTCCCGGCAGAAAAACAGACATCTGTGATAGTAAATGGCTTGCCGGACTGCTTCGTCATGGGTTGGTAAGAGGTAGTTTTATTCCTCCCGAACATGTCCGTGAATGGCGTGAATTAAGCCGATTGAGAAAAACATACACAGAATCTCTCGCTGATTATAAGCGACGTATTCATAAATTGTTTATCACGGCAAATATTAAAATTGATTCGGTCGTTTCAGATTTGTTCGGGCTCACCGGTTTGAGTCTCATTGATTTGTTATGCAAACACGATGAAATAACTTTAGAAAAAGTTCAGGAATGCACAAAAGGAAGTCTTAAAAAGAAAATTCCTGAATTGTACCTAAGCCTCCATGGATATTTTAAAGATCATCATCGATTCCAACTGATTGGCATGATGGAGGCCATTGAGATGTTTCAAAAACAGATTGAACAGATTAATGTCAGATTGGAAATACTTACCCGTGACCATGAAAATTTACTGGAAAGATTAGATGAAGTTCCAGGGATCGATAAAAAAATCAGCACAATCTGTTCTTGGAGAATTCGGGGTCACACTGAATGA
- a CDS encoding CoB--CoM heterodisulfide reductase iron-sulfur subunit B family protein: MKCALFSGCRTGFDIPQHPTSAKAVLSRLNVGVEELDFGCCGYPVKEKNLDAYLLLAIRNLAIAQARHLPILTLCKCCFGALKQAEHYLTTDREKLNTINSILEKEGLHYRSGYVKIYHMLTFLDQEIDKGVIQRSIVHSLDGIKVAASYGCHALRPSAITGLDTRPNAPTIFERIIQLTGAEPVQWSKGLDCCGNPLLEKNDDLAREFVLGKYETAKQEGADIICTACNYCHIQFEYGRELILKSGLTKPIPAVLLSQLLGQAMGLEKSLAGVDSAA, translated from the coding sequence ATGAAATGCGCACTATTCTCCGGATGCAGAACCGGATTTGACATTCCCCAGCACCCAACCTCGGCCAAAGCAGTTTTATCCAGACTCAATGTAGGCGTTGAAGAACTTGACTTCGGCTGTTGCGGGTATCCGGTCAAGGAAAAGAACCTGGATGCTTATCTTTTACTGGCCATACGGAACCTGGCCATCGCCCAGGCACGTCACCTGCCTATACTGACTTTGTGCAAGTGCTGTTTTGGCGCCCTTAAACAGGCCGAACATTATCTTACCACGGACCGCGAAAAACTGAACACGATCAATTCAATACTGGAAAAGGAAGGGCTACATTACAGATCGGGCTACGTCAAGATTTACCATATGCTGACCTTTTTGGACCAGGAAATTGATAAAGGCGTTATCCAGCGAAGCATTGTGCATTCCCTTGACGGCATAAAAGTGGCCGCAAGTTACGGCTGTCACGCCCTTCGCCCTTCAGCCATAACCGGTTTGGATACCCGGCCCAATGCACCCACGATATTTGAACGGATCATCCAGCTGACCGGTGCAGAACCTGTACAATGGTCCAAAGGCCTGGACTGCTGCGGTAATCCTTTGCTGGAAAAAAATGATGATCTGGCCCGGGAATTTGTTCTGGGAAAATATGAAACAGCAAAGCAGGAAGGGGCGGATATCATCTGCACGGCCTGCAATTACTGCCATATTCAATTTGAATATGGCAGAGAGCTTATTTTAAAATCCGGATTAACAAAGCCCATTCCTGCCGTACTCCTTTCCCAGTTGCTGGGTCAGGCCATGGGGCTTGAAAAAAGTTTGGCAGGCGTAGATTCTGCAGCCTGA
- a CDS encoding 4Fe-4S dicluster domain-containing protein, whose amino-acid sequence MKIFLSGLAGMLFSPARIFYFLKTAIMDVVLQLPLMRQDSQKWVMHVCIFWGFAGLFFFHALDDYVSQALFPGYMPTLNPYMFLRNVAGVMVMVGLVIAIYRRRTHFRLKQITTKPDYLAIVLLAVIMISGFGLEAAKIISSGVFDDMVEEYSSVDYDEELPMLKAVWQEDYNVSFPGETIEVTPEILEEGRILNEDNCMACHANPKWAVVSYPISIFMKPFAGFLNGNRLDSLILAIHFLSCFFALAYLPFSKFLHILTTPISLLISGISGQTLKLDENRATRRALDLSACTQCGTCTSHCAVGPLYEIFGNQWVFPSERVTRIRQSAWGGSMDAASKEAFFQGSFICTMCNKCSQLCPAGLDLQDIWMAARERMKEKFLADPVVRVREICRENEAKKADAKGPVVLKSDKKSIVKSLKESFKATTFSHCYTCLTCTNSCPVTGVTGDLGQFGSAPHQVIHALVLGQTDLAKDASIVWDCLTCYKCQENCPQGVNITDIFYQLKNMVYHQEFGI is encoded by the coding sequence GTGAAAATTTTTTTATCCGGCCTGGCAGGCATGTTGTTTTCTCCTGCCCGGATATTTTATTTTCTTAAAACGGCGATCATGGATGTGGTGCTTCAATTACCGCTCATGCGCCAGGATTCCCAGAAATGGGTGATGCATGTATGTATTTTCTGGGGATTTGCAGGGCTGTTCTTTTTCCATGCCCTGGATGATTATGTCAGCCAGGCGCTTTTCCCAGGTTATATGCCCACCTTGAATCCCTACATGTTCCTTCGAAATGTTGCCGGTGTCATGGTGATGGTTGGACTGGTCATCGCCATATACCGCAGGAGAACCCATTTCCGGTTAAAGCAGATCACTACGAAACCCGATTACCTGGCAATTGTCCTGCTTGCCGTCATCATGATATCCGGTTTTGGCCTGGAAGCCGCCAAGATTATCTCTTCGGGTGTGTTTGACGACATGGTCGAAGAATACAGCTCCGTGGATTACGATGAGGAACTGCCGATGCTTAAGGCCGTCTGGCAGGAAGACTATAATGTCTCTTTCCCCGGGGAGACCATTGAGGTCACACCCGAAATTTTGGAAGAGGGCCGAATCCTCAATGAAGACAATTGTATGGCCTGCCATGCCAACCCAAAGTGGGCCGTGGTCTCTTATCCCATCTCCATTTTCATGAAACCTTTTGCCGGATTTTTAAACGGTAATCGACTGGATTCACTGATACTTGCCATTCATTTTTTAAGCTGCTTTTTTGCTTTGGCTTACCTGCCTTTCAGCAAGTTTTTACATATTTTGACCACCCCCATAAGCCTTTTGATTTCAGGTATTTCAGGCCAGACGCTCAAACTCGATGAAAATAGGGCAACCCGCCGGGCGCTTGATCTTTCCGCCTGTACCCAGTGCGGCACCTGCACAAGCCATTGTGCGGTGGGCCCGTTGTATGAGATTTTCGGCAACCAATGGGTGTTTCCTTCCGAACGTGTCACCCGTATCCGGCAATCGGCATGGGGCGGTTCTATGGATGCGGCGTCAAAAGAAGCCTTTTTTCAGGGCAGTTTTATCTGCACCATGTGCAACAAATGCTCCCAGCTTTGTCCCGCCGGGTTGGACCTGCAGGATATCTGGATGGCGGCCAGAGAACGGATGAAGGAAAAATTCCTGGCTGATCCCGTTGTCCGGGTCAGGGAAATTTGCAGGGAAAACGAAGCGAAGAAAGCGGACGCCAAAGGCCCGGTGGTGCTGAAATCCGATAAGAAATCCATTGTCAAGTCCTTGAAGGAATCTTTCAAGGCGACGACGTTTTCACACTGTTATACCTGTCTGACATGTACCAATTCATGCCCGGTAACAGGTGTGACAGGCGATCTTGGACAGTTTGGATCAGCACCTCACCAGGTGATTCATGCCCTTGTTCTCGGGCAAACCGATTTGGCAAAGGATGCCTCAATTGTCTGGGACTGTTTGACCTGTTACAAATGCCAGGAAAATTGTCCCCAGGGGGTCAATATTACGGATATTTTTTATCAACTTAAAAACATGGTATATCATCAGGAATTTGGAATATGA
- a CDS encoding XTP/dITP diphosphatase: MKQILVLASTNKGKTRELQERLQGYPVDIKNLSDFGPIPEVIEDGETFDDNAYKKASFTARVLGYPALADDSGLCVEALGGAPGVYSARYAGEDATDQDNVDKLLEAMKNEENRKAAFECVISIAVPTGAALTYEGRCEGILTREPAGDNGFGYDPLFFFPEFNKTFAQLSMAEKATVSHRGKALKEITQEMDKILDWIDIQMSRMAEPSSCLAPKGNNNG, encoded by the coding sequence GTGAAACAGATCTTAGTGCTGGCCTCGACCAACAAAGGCAAAACAAGGGAATTACAGGAAAGACTGCAAGGCTATCCCGTTGACATAAAAAATTTATCTGATTTCGGCCCCATTCCCGAGGTCATAGAAGACGGAGAAACCTTTGACGACAATGCATACAAAAAGGCGTCGTTCACAGCAAGGGTATTGGGATACCCGGCCCTGGCCGACGATTCAGGGCTTTGTGTAGAGGCCCTGGGCGGCGCGCCGGGTGTCTATTCGGCCCGTTACGCCGGAGAGGATGCAACGGACCAGGACAATGTGGACAAACTTCTTGAAGCCATGAAAAACGAAGAGAACCGCAAGGCCGCCTTTGAATGTGTGATCTCCATTGCCGTGCCCACAGGTGCCGCATTGACCTACGAAGGCCGCTGCGAAGGGATTCTCACCCGGGAACCTGCCGGAGACAACGGGTTCGGCTATGACCCGCTCTTCTTTTTCCCCGAATTTAATAAAACCTTTGCCCAGCTGTCCATGGCCGAAAAGGCAACGGTCAGCCACCGGGGAAAGGCGCTCAAGGAAATCACCCAGGAGATGGACAAAATTCTGGACTGGATAGACATTCAAATGTCCCGGATGGCCGAACCCAGTAGCTGCCTTGCCCCCAAAGGAAACAACAATGGATAA
- a CDS encoding nitroreductase family protein, which yields MDNFKDLVKSNRSCRRFDNSFALDTRTLTDLVELARYTASGANNQPLKYIISSSREQNDKIFSCLTWAAYLKEWKGPEPAEQPTGYIVILGDTTIANNFWCDHGIAAQTMLLGARAIGLAGCMFAAINIKKLKELLEIGDHLEVKLVIALGKPVEKACIDDVDDSGDIRYFRDENQVHHVPKRKLEELILKTF from the coding sequence ATGGATAATTTTAAAGACCTTGTAAAATCCAACCGGTCGTGCAGGCGCTTTGACAACAGTTTCGCCCTGGACACCCGGACCCTGACTGATCTTGTGGAACTGGCCCGGTATACAGCGTCGGGTGCCAACAACCAGCCCCTGAAATACATTATCTCCAGCAGCCGGGAACAAAACGACAAGATCTTTTCCTGCCTGACCTGGGCGGCCTACCTTAAAGAGTGGAAAGGGCCTGAACCTGCCGAACAGCCCACCGGATACATTGTTATTTTAGGGGACACCACCATTGCCAATAATTTCTGGTGCGACCACGGCATCGCCGCCCAGACCATGCTGCTCGGTGCCCGGGCCATCGGCCTTGCCGGGTGTATGTTTGCCGCCATCAACATAAAAAAACTCAAAGAACTGCTGGAGATCGGCGATCATCTGGAGGTCAAACTGGTCATCGCTTTGGGCAAACCTGTGGAAAAGGCATGCATTGATGATGTAGATGACAGTGGCGATATCCGGTATTTCCGGGATGAAAACCAGGTTCACCATGTTCCCAAGCGCAAGCTTGAAGAGTTGATTCTCAAGACCTTTTAG
- a CDS encoding radical SAM protein — protein MKVLFVNPSCQDPRVTDPDALQVPIGLYYLASGLLDHGYISGILNLAPAGPANASAQGSAKKTLDLFTQSIMAEKPDIMGFSVTSPTRMNAMACAAKAREILPDSLIIFGGPGATFMADFLFRSCPALDVIIKGEGEISTAKLVHAATKAKTNTGTRRRSQAVRIELMDALEKIPGLIFRNGANLHDTGQGELVQDLDTLPHPSRYFTYQHLAMSRGCPGKCTFCGSPKFWGTSVVRRHSAQWFFDEIKTLAQKGVTHFFISDDTFTMDYDAVRKLCEKIIQENLGITWNAISRVDYIDERILGLMRRAGCIQISFGVESGAKPIKKILGKPIDNDTCVAAFDKVKAAGILPRAYFIYGSPGETDATIQQTIDLMIRLGPLSTVFYMLVTFPGTALYNRAVRKGWTHDDVWQNNIEDLPWWELDPDMDFPRVKGWGDRLRQAFFDHLENFINRIPLDPDEASAPLHADFLSRLAMTFSHGEYAQDPRVKNADQMAVNLFDKALGIHPCARAYQGLAMMCQKHKNFTRAIAILSKGLSHFPKNKDLCVCMGVCLMNTGNFANALRYFTPFADDPALGQYISICKQKTTH, from the coding sequence GTGAAAGTTTTATTTGTAAATCCTTCCTGCCAGGACCCCAGGGTTACGGACCCGGATGCACTACAGGTGCCCATCGGACTCTATTATCTGGCATCCGGACTGTTGGACCATGGATATATATCGGGTATTTTAAATCTTGCACCGGCGGGGCCGGCCAATGCGTCGGCCCAAGGGTCTGCAAAAAAAACGCTGGATTTGTTCACCCAATCGATCATGGCGGAAAAGCCTGATATCATGGGCTTTTCGGTCACCAGCCCCACCCGGATGAATGCCATGGCCTGTGCGGCCAAGGCCCGTGAAATCCTGCCGGACAGCCTCATCATATTTGGCGGTCCCGGGGCGACCTTTATGGCCGATTTTCTGTTCCGCAGCTGTCCGGCCCTGGATGTGATCATCAAAGGCGAAGGCGAGATCAGCACGGCTAAACTGGTCCATGCCGCAACAAAAGCAAAAACAAACACCGGCACCCGCCGCCGGTCCCAAGCCGTCAGGATCGAACTGATGGATGCACTTGAAAAAATTCCCGGCCTTATTTTCCGTAATGGGGCAAACCTGCATGACACAGGCCAAGGGGAACTGGTACAGGATTTGGATACCCTGCCCCACCCGTCCCGGTATTTCACCTACCAGCACCTGGCCATGTCCAGGGGGTGCCCGGGCAAATGCACCTTTTGCGGATCACCCAAATTCTGGGGAACCTCCGTTGTCCGCCGCCATTCAGCCCAATGGTTCTTTGACGAAATCAAAACCCTTGCCCAAAAGGGGGTCACCCATTTTTTCATCAGTGACGACACCTTTACCATGGATTATGATGCCGTTCGAAAGCTGTGCGAAAAAATAATCCAGGAAAATTTGGGCATCACCTGGAATGCCATCTCCCGGGTGGATTATATCGACGAACGCATACTGGGCCTCATGCGACGGGCCGGGTGCATCCAGATCAGCTTCGGCGTTGAATCCGGGGCAAAACCCATTAAAAAAATCCTTGGCAAACCCATAGACAATGACACCTGTGTGGCGGCCTTTGACAAGGTGAAAGCCGCAGGCATCCTGCCCCGTGCCTATTTTATCTATGGATCACCCGGAGAGACCGATGCCACCATCCAGCAGACGATTGATCTGATGATCCGACTTGGGCCCTTGAGTACGGTATTTTACATGCTGGTCACCTTTCCGGGCACAGCTTTGTATAATCGAGCCGTCCGGAAAGGCTGGACCCATGATGACGTCTGGCAAAACAACATTGAAGATCTGCCCTGGTGGGAACTGGACCCGGATATGGATTTTCCCCGGGTCAAAGGATGGGGGGACCGGCTCAGGCAGGCTTTTTTTGATCATTTAGAAAATTTTATCAATCGGATTCCCCTGGACCCGGACGAGGCATCCGCCCCCCTGCACGCCGATTTTCTATCACGGCTTGCCATGACCTTCTCCCACGGCGAATATGCCCAGGATCCCCGGGTCAAGAATGCCGATCAAATGGCTGTGAACCTGTTTGACAAGGCGCTGGGCATTCACCCTTGTGCCAGGGCATACCAGGGGCTTGCCATGATGTGCCAGAAGCACAAAAATTTTACCCGGGCCATTGCCATTCTCAGCAAAGGCCTGTCCCATTTCCCAAAAAACAAAGATCTGTGCGTGTGCATGGGGGTATGCCTGATGAACACGGGCAATTTTGCCAACGCATTACGATATTTCACCCCGTTTGCCGATGATCCTGCCTTAGGGCAGTACATCAGCATCTGCAAACAAAAAACAACACATTAA